In a single window of the Allobranchiibius huperziae genome:
- a CDS encoding MBL fold metallo-hydrolase — protein sequence MQITHLGHACLLVEYPSARVLIDPGSFSRYDGLTGLDAILVTHQHADHVQPDKLAALVAANPGVAVHTDPGTAAELDDVEVSVTRQGEPFTIGEVTVEPFGVQHAVIYEQLPRIENVGVKLTSEGEPSLFHPGDALDAEPGAVDVLAVPICAPWSALKEVIAFVRRVAPSSIVPIHDALLTEVGRGMYVGHVQRFGADGGVQLRDLADGNPAQF from the coding sequence ATGCAGATCACACACCTGGGACACGCCTGCCTGCTGGTCGAATACCCCTCCGCCCGAGTGCTGATCGACCCGGGAAGCTTCTCGAGGTACGACGGTCTGACCGGGCTCGACGCAATCCTGGTCACCCACCAGCACGCCGACCACGTACAGCCGGACAAGCTGGCCGCGCTGGTGGCCGCCAACCCGGGCGTGGCCGTGCACACCGACCCCGGCACGGCTGCGGAACTGGACGACGTCGAGGTGTCCGTGACCCGGCAGGGCGAGCCGTTCACGATCGGCGAGGTCACCGTCGAGCCGTTCGGCGTGCAACACGCCGTCATCTACGAGCAGCTGCCGCGCATCGAGAACGTGGGCGTCAAGCTCACCTCCGAGGGCGAGCCCAGCCTCTTCCACCCCGGCGACGCGCTCGACGCCGAGCCGGGAGCGGTCGACGTCCTGGCCGTGCCCATCTGCGCACCGTGGTCGGCCCTCAAGGAGGTCATCGCATTCGTCCGCCGGGTGGCGCCCAGCTCGATCGTCCCGATCCACGACGCGCTGTTGACCGAGGTCGGGCGAGGCATGTACGTCGGGCACGTGCAGCGGTTCGGGGCCGACGGTGGCGTCCAGCTGCGCGATCTCGCCGACGGGAACCCCGCACAGTTCTGA
- a CDS encoding lipid II:glycine glycyltransferase FemX, which translates to MTLTVTPCRDQTEWDALVDEAGGHPLQLWGWGELKSRYEWSADRLVVRDGDRTIGSAQVLLRTLPRPFRSLAYIPRGPQAAEEDRGPVLAALTEYVRTTHRPIALSIEPDWEQPGAPLEKGADENQIAVLQERAPVGWLAEVEAAGFRRSTNTGLIPRTLIVDVRADDETLMKGLTSSTRQNVRKSFRAEGVRFGEVTTDADLDAVLAINRATAERADFAVHDDAYHRGIRDLLGDRSRLLAAWEGEELVAFVWLVVSGTTAFELYGGVSPRGMKLRLNYGLKFHAMTQMREAGVSRYDFNGLLNDGISDFKRQFATHEDLLLGTWDVPLSPLYSTFERALPVVRRGLKRGVPAVRGALRDPRGAVEAAVRAARSGKPQSTTA; encoded by the coding sequence ATGACGCTCACGGTGACCCCCTGCCGCGATCAGACCGAGTGGGACGCGCTCGTCGACGAGGCCGGCGGTCACCCGCTGCAGCTGTGGGGGTGGGGCGAGCTCAAGTCGCGGTACGAGTGGAGCGCCGACCGTCTGGTCGTGCGCGACGGCGACCGCACGATCGGAAGCGCCCAGGTGCTGCTGCGCACGCTGCCCCGCCCGTTCCGCAGCCTCGCCTACATCCCGCGCGGACCCCAGGCCGCCGAGGAGGACCGCGGGCCGGTGCTGGCCGCGCTGACCGAGTACGTCCGCACCACCCACCGCCCGATCGCGCTGAGCATCGAGCCGGACTGGGAGCAGCCGGGCGCGCCGCTGGAGAAGGGTGCCGACGAGAACCAGATCGCCGTGCTGCAGGAGCGGGCACCGGTGGGCTGGCTCGCCGAAGTGGAGGCCGCGGGCTTCCGGCGCAGCACCAACACGGGCCTGATCCCGCGCACGCTCATCGTCGACGTGCGCGCCGACGACGAGACCCTGATGAAGGGGCTGACCTCCTCCACCCGGCAGAACGTGCGTAAGTCCTTCCGCGCGGAGGGCGTCCGCTTCGGCGAGGTCACCACGGACGCCGACCTCGACGCCGTGCTGGCCATCAACCGGGCCACGGCGGAGCGCGCCGACTTCGCGGTGCACGACGACGCCTACCACCGCGGCATCCGCGACCTGCTGGGCGATCGGTCCCGGCTGCTCGCGGCGTGGGAGGGCGAGGAGCTGGTCGCCTTCGTGTGGCTGGTCGTCTCCGGCACGACGGCGTTCGAGCTCTATGGCGGGGTGAGTCCGCGCGGCATGAAGCTGCGCCTCAACTACGGGCTGAAGTTCCACGCGATGACGCAGATGCGCGAGGCAGGGGTTTCGCGCTACGACTTCAACGGGCTGCTGAACGACGGGATCTCCGACTTCAAACGGCAGTTCGCCACGCACGAGGACCTGCTGCTCGGCACCTGGGACGTGCCGCTGTCGCCGCTCTACTCGACCTTCGAGCGTGCCCTACCCGTCGTACGCCGCGGGCTCAAGCGGGGCGTGCCGGCCGTCCGGGGCGCCCTGCGCGACCCTCGCGGAGCGGTCGAGGCCGCCGTTCGTGCGGCGCGGTCGGGCAAACCGCAGAGCACCACCGCCTGA
- a CDS encoding DNA glycosylase AlkZ-like family protein, with protein MVHRLTRRDARRIAVRAQLLDASRPTDLLSVIRHLCLIQVDLTAAVAPNVDLVCWSRLGAAYEPAELDDLLDSGRVVEYTGLLRPGEDIALFRAQMTAWPGEEVTWRTGLARWLTASQACHDDILAILRSDGPTVARDLPDTCVVPWRSSGWNNNRNVPRMLDLMEARGEIAVASREGRERLWDLAERVYPTTDVVDAESADPERDRRRLTSLGIARASMTKPPGEPWDVGDAGEEAVIEGVRGTWRVDPAQLGLPFRGRAALLSPLDRLVVDRKRLTEIFQFDYQLEMYKPVAKRRWGYFALPILYGDSFVGKLDAASDLDAGLLRVNAVHEDVDFTAAMTRAVDREIESLAQFLGLRVSRS; from the coding sequence ATGGTGCACCGCCTGACGCGACGCGATGCCCGCCGGATCGCGGTGCGGGCGCAGCTGCTCGACGCCTCCCGGCCCACCGACCTGCTGTCGGTCATCCGGCATCTGTGCCTGATCCAGGTCGACCTGACGGCCGCGGTGGCGCCCAACGTGGACCTCGTCTGCTGGAGCCGGCTCGGCGCGGCGTACGAGCCGGCCGAACTCGACGACCTGCTCGACTCCGGGCGGGTCGTGGAGTACACCGGGCTGCTGCGGCCGGGCGAGGACATCGCGCTCTTCCGGGCGCAGATGACGGCCTGGCCGGGCGAGGAGGTCACGTGGCGCACCGGGCTCGCCCGGTGGCTGACGGCCAGTCAGGCCTGTCACGACGACATCCTGGCCATCCTGCGGTCGGACGGCCCGACCGTGGCTCGTGATCTGCCCGACACCTGCGTGGTGCCGTGGCGGTCGTCGGGGTGGAACAACAACCGCAACGTGCCGCGCATGCTCGACCTGATGGAGGCCCGCGGCGAGATCGCGGTGGCCTCGCGGGAGGGTCGGGAGCGGTTGTGGGACCTGGCGGAGCGGGTCTACCCCACCACCGACGTGGTCGATGCCGAGTCCGCCGACCCTGAGCGTGACCGTCGGCGGCTGACCTCCCTCGGGATCGCGCGGGCGTCGATGACCAAGCCCCCCGGCGAACCCTGGGACGTGGGCGATGCCGGCGAGGAGGCGGTCATCGAGGGGGTGCGGGGCACCTGGCGCGTCGACCCGGCGCAGCTCGGCCTGCCGTTCCGCGGCCGGGCCGCGCTGTTGTCACCGCTGGACCGGTTGGTGGTGGACCGCAAACGGCTCACCGAGATCTTCCAGTTCGACTACCAGCTGGAGATGTACAAGCCGGTCGCCAAGCGACGGTGGGGCTACTTCGCGCTGCCGATCCTCTACGGCGACAGCTTCGTGGGGAAGCTCGACGCCGCCTCGGATCTGGACGCGGGACTGTTGCGCGTGAACGCGGTGCACGAGGACGTCGACTTCACCGCGGCCATGACGCGCGCGGTCGACCGCGAGATCGAGAGCCTCGCGCAGTTCCTCGGCCTGCGCGTCTCGCGTAGCTGA
- the ppgK gene encoding polyphosphate--glucose phosphotransferase translates to MSTTHPLGIDVGGTGIKGAPVDLRTGEFAADRLRIDTPKESTPDAVADVIEKIVDHFKDLVGEQPIGVTLPSVVTHGVVRSAANIDQSWIGTNVEELLQGRLGRPATVLNDADAAGVGELRFGAARNTEGLVLVSTLGTGIGSALLNKGQLVPNSELGHLEIDGHDAESKASSAAKDREELSWEDWAARLQRYYSHVEDLLWPDLIVVGGGVSKKADKFLPLLHLRAPIVAAQLRNAAGIVGAAYEAVESAKAEGTHRE, encoded by the coding sequence ATGTCGACCACTCACCCCCTCGGTATCGACGTCGGCGGCACCGGCATCAAGGGCGCGCCGGTCGACCTGCGCACCGGTGAGTTCGCGGCGGACCGCCTGCGGATCGACACCCCGAAGGAGTCGACGCCGGACGCCGTCGCCGACGTGATCGAGAAGATCGTCGACCACTTCAAGGACCTGGTCGGCGAGCAGCCCATCGGCGTCACGCTCCCGTCGGTCGTCACCCACGGCGTCGTACGCAGCGCCGCCAACATCGACCAGTCGTGGATCGGCACGAACGTCGAGGAGCTGCTGCAGGGCCGCCTCGGCCGACCGGCAACGGTGCTCAACGATGCCGACGCCGCGGGTGTCGGCGAGCTGCGCTTCGGCGCCGCGCGCAACACCGAGGGACTGGTGCTGGTCTCGACGCTCGGCACCGGCATCGGGTCCGCGCTGCTGAACAAGGGGCAGCTGGTGCCCAACTCCGAGCTGGGCCACCTGGAGATCGACGGGCACGACGCCGAGAGCAAGGCGTCCAGCGCCGCGAAGGATCGCGAGGAGCTGTCGTGGGAGGACTGGGCGGCGCGGCTGCAGCGCTACTACAGCCACGTCGAGGACCTGCTCTGGCCGGACCTGATCGTGGTCGGCGGAGGGGTCTCCAAGAAGGCCGACAAGTTCCTGCCGCTGCTGCACCTGCGCGCGCCGATCGTGGCCGCCCAGCTGCGCAACGCCGCCGGCATCGTCGGAGCGGCGTACGAGGCCGTGGAGTCCGCGAAGGCCGAGGGCACCCACCGCGAGTAG
- the map gene encoding type I methionyl aminopeptidase, giving the protein MPSSTVTAGRVGPRRAVPAGIARPEYVDRPAPAPFTGSEVKDAATIEAMRVAGRIAAGALQAAGAAAAPGVTTDELDRIGHEYVLDHGAYPSTLGYRGFPKSLCTSVNEVVCHGIPDDRPLDDGDLVKIDVTAYIDGVHGDNCASFLVGDADEESRLLVERTREAMMRGIRAALPGRQVNVIGRVIEKYAARFGYGVVHEYTGHGVGQTFHSGLVIPHYDAAPAYDDVIEAGMTFTVEPMINLGGSATQLWDDGWTVVTADRSRSAQFEQTILITPTGPEILTTV; this is encoded by the coding sequence ATGCCCTCGTCGACTGTCACCGCAGGCCGGGTCGGCCCGCGTCGCGCCGTGCCCGCGGGCATCGCCCGGCCGGAGTATGTCGACCGCCCGGCACCCGCTCCGTTCACGGGTTCGGAGGTCAAGGACGCCGCCACCATCGAGGCCATGCGGGTGGCGGGCCGGATCGCCGCGGGCGCGCTGCAGGCGGCCGGCGCCGCGGCCGCGCCGGGCGTCACCACCGACGAACTGGACCGCATCGGTCACGAGTACGTCCTCGACCACGGTGCCTACCCCTCGACGCTCGGCTACCGCGGCTTCCCCAAGTCGCTGTGCACCAGCGTCAACGAGGTCGTCTGTCACGGGATCCCCGACGACCGTCCGCTGGACGACGGCGACCTGGTCAAGATCGACGTCACGGCGTACATCGACGGCGTCCACGGCGACAACTGCGCCTCGTTCCTGGTCGGCGACGCCGACGAGGAGTCGCGACTGCTGGTCGAGCGCACCCGGGAGGCGATGATGCGCGGCATCCGGGCGGCGCTCCCCGGTCGCCAGGTCAACGTCATCGGTCGGGTGATCGAGAAGTACGCCGCCCGATTCGGCTACGGGGTGGTGCACGAGTACACCGGTCACGGCGTCGGCCAGACCTTCCACTCCGGCCTGGTCATCCCGCACTACGACGCGGCACCGGCGTACGACGACGTGATCGAGGCGGGCATGACGTTCACCGTCGAGCCGATGATCAACCTGGGCGGGTCGGCGACGCAGCTGTGGGACGACGGCTGGACCGTCGTCACCGCGGACCGGTCGCGCTCGGCGCAGTTCGAGCAGACCATCCTCATCACGCCCACCGGACCCGAGATACTCACCACCGTCTGA
- a CDS encoding methionine aminopeptidase: protein MTYWYNVDSGQVEDDEHKSAADHLMGPYQSRDDAANALAKARENTEKWDAEDRDWNSKGSSD, encoded by the coding sequence ATGACCTACTGGTACAACGTCGACAGCGGTCAGGTCGAGGACGACGAGCACAAGAGCGCGGCCGACCACCTGATGGGTCCGTACCAGAGCCGGGACGATGCCGCGAACGCTCTGGCGAAGGCTCGGGAGAACACCGAGAAATGGGATGCCGAGGACCGCGACTGGAACTCCAAGGGCTCCTCCGACTGA